The segment AACTATATAAATTCCCCAATACAGATGCAATACCAGCTTGGTATGAGCATGCTTGTTTGCCATTAATCCATTTAAAGTTATATATATGCTGTTGTCGAGGAGGGCGATTGTATGAAGTGGAGGCGCCTCTAAGAGCTCGGCTACCCAGATGACTGAAGAGAATTTTCACAGGCTTGGACCCAATTACTGTCTCGTCCAGGGCCTCTAGGGCTCGACAGGCATCTCTTACGtcgaagaactctacaaatttgaCCTGCCTGTTTAAGGGAGACTCTCTTACTTCCTTCAAAGCTCCTGAAACAACCAAACCAGTTGCATTGAATCCAAACGGGCAAGAATTCATCTTATGATGTTGCCATTCTAGGACAATTCGAGTAAAGAAAAATAAGTGTTTGAAAAAATGATTCCACCAAAGAAAAACCTAATCATTATTTTTTAAACAATTCTAAATCTTATTGCGAAACTTTCCCATATGAAGGAAGAGTTTTTCCAACATACCATATCGTTGGAAGTAGGATCTTATACAGTGCGGAGACATGGTGGCATCCAGATTGAAAACCACAAGCGTTCCCTGGTTCTGGGCTGTGGGTCTGGCATACTCAGCACATATTGATTTTCCTCCTTTCATTCCCCAACCGCGACCAATAAACTGCCTTCCTTGCTGTATATCAGCTAGGGCTTCGTTTGCATGTCTGAGGTCGAAGTAATCCACTATCACAACACCTTCGTATTTTTTCTGCAGGTGGAGTGCTCTAATGGGACCCCAGGTTCTCAAATTCCTGCGGAGATCTTCTTCAGTAAGCTGAGGTGGGACACAAGTGAGAAGCAGGCTGCGAGAATGAGCACCTGCACAAGGCTGCGGCTGCGGCTGTGGCTGTGGCTGTGGAGAGGCCATCAAACCTTGCTGGGAAGGGCAAACCGAAATGTTCAGCAGAGGGTCTATAATTATTTCACAAGGAAAGTGAGTATTCACAGGAGGAAAAGGAATGGGGCAACCCATCACAGGGAAACTCGGTGGAGATATTGGTGGCATATAATTCATTTGCAGCTGCAGTGGAGAGAAAATATTGTAAGATATGGGTGTGGGCGTATTCACTGTTGGTGGGGGAAGAAAagagggtggagatggaggaaGTGGAAGGAGAGGGTATGCAAAACTGTATTGTGAAGGAGGAAAAAACTCCTTTGCCCATGGATTCAAATTGACCGTCATGGTGAATCACTGATACCTGCAATTATTTTGTTTTCAATCCTCAACCAAAAAACTTCTGTAAGATGGCAAATAAATGAaataatgtaaaccctaattttgaaagcTTTGGCAGAAATGGAGGGTTCCAAGTGGCCACTCTGTCGGTGCTTTACTCTTGTTAATATGTCGCAACTTCAGCCCCAGAAGCTTCAAGCCGCAGACGAGAAGAGGAATGAAAGGAACAGGTTCAATTAGGGTTGAAGTGAGAGGTGAAAGAACAATTATTTGGCAGAACGTACATTTTCCTGACCTATTCTCGGGTGTATTTTTTAACCTTTTTAGCTCCCTGCCATTCATTTTTATCCCATTGACAGCAGGTACCTCTTTCTCACAATTGTCGTGCAACAATCTTCCAAAGGGTGATCGAAGAGAGAAGGattatcaaataaaaataatagatGATAAATTAATAGGAGCAATGTATATAAATATAAGAATAATGTTTTTATGGGTACTGTTTTTTTAACTATATATGGTTTTTTTTATAGTATGTGAGAGGGTTAGAaaaattattgatttattaaacatatttttgacaaaaaaaagtgcactattttttaattaataaatcaatttttcaaTCCATGTTCTATTATTGTCAAGGAATTCAATTAAAAATTTCGATCAAATGAGTATTGACATATATTTTGCACTATAAAAATACATGCTTCACAAATAAATATATGATTATGATAAAATAAACATTCCTTTCATGTTTCTTATGTGCATATAAGCTTAAAAAAAGATTATgtgagtttatagatgtttaaaTATGCAATTTTTCATACATGACTAAAAAAAATTCCATGCAAAAAATGATACTCTTATATGAATATTGTAAGTCTTGTgtccaaaaaaaaaatgaatttatgtCAAAATTATGTGACATTGTATCTAACTCTTAAATACAAAATATTAGATTATATGTAAATATATTGCACCTTTCTTAGCCCATATTTCTCAATTACCAGAGTTAGTACCTATAAAATATAAATTCAAAGTCCATTCACCAAGCTCATAAAAATCTAATTTACCTAATAAAAAGAGTAATTCTAGCTAAATTAAATCCATGTCAATAATAAATAGCTAATTAAATATGTGTCCAAAAATTGAATAACATACACAACCAATCACATGCAAATACACATATCATATAAATTGATAAATGTGAAAGGAATAGATCTATAGATTCATATCGACCATTGATAGCATTAGTTTTCTTTGGAAATCCATTAAATATATTTTGTGTTTTTTTCACACTTTAAGATATTATGATATTGCCTCTAGATTTTAAGTATATCCAATTCATTTATTAAATTTATGACAATTTAGTTTATGTTTTTCATCTAAATTCATTGATTGTAGGTAATTTTTTCATGGTACAAACATATAATAATGTCAGATATTGACATCCTACATAATACAAAAGAGTGTGCACACAACAAATGAGATATTTGTAGGATAAGAAGCCCTTGTGAAATAAAATGATTAGTGAATCATAATAATTAGGTGCAATTTAATATTTGCAATAAGGGAAGAGTTACAACGTAATTCTATAATATTGTGTAGGATGTTGTAAATATAGATTGGTTATGTAAAAATAATGATATATGCCAACGTTTTCCCCCTTATTGATGAAACAAAGGTAAATACTCAATGATTCATTATATGGTGAGAGCATTGTTTTATACAAAAGTAATGGCAATTAAAAATAACTGAACTATCAAACAATTACATCATAATTTCAACAATGGTTATACCATGTATTATGCCAACATTCCCCCCTTAATACATTGATctttaaaaacatcaaattcacatTACCTTAGGGACCCCCCCTTAAGGCTAACATAACAAAACTTGTTGATTACATAAAATAACTACATATATATGAGAATATATTTTATTGAAGAACCAAATACCGAATCAAGTGGAACTCCCCCAATTTTCCTCATGACCCTCATAAAGGTGTAGCTTCGAGCTAAATCTTTGAGCTCTCAATCTAGAACTCTTGAATCACACACGCCacattattttggataaaaatcctcCAAATTATCTCTTGACCCTGATAAGAGTGATAATTCTAGATCACGACCTCGTGAACTCTTTAGGCAACCATTCATACTCAAGCTCTTCACCAAACTCCAAGCCTGTCTCCAAAAATCAAACTTCACAACACATGCATTCTTGAAATCTATGAATGTCAACAAATAAGGCAAAAAGGAAAGCATAAACCAAAAATGCCAAAAATGCATCTAATACAAAGCATCATCTCAAAGCgagaagctaacttgagatgatAGAAATCCTCCATCCTCCAATGCCTCCAACCTCCAAGTTATCCTATTACACTTTATTCATTTGATGATTCATGTGAGTCTTTGGAGGCCTTCTTAGGTGTAGAAAACATGGGTTTAAATGTCCAACCAAGACTATTTGAAGATCCATTCAAACCATAACTATTTGAAAATCCATTGAAACCTAGAAGGGTACTCTCGAGTGTAGAATGAATTTGGCTCCAAAATTATAAGCAATGTTTTGCATATGTATAAAGATGACAATGTTTACTTCAACTAAACATGGACCCATACACTAGTAAATCTTATACCTCCAAGAATTCTTCAATATCTAGAACATTCATAATATACTTCTAAACAAATTATTTTGCAAATTCACCATAACTAGCTTAAGAAAGAATTCAATATCTTGTATTCACAATTACAATCAATAAGAAGCACTTCTCTTCAATGAATGGAAAACCTAATTTGTACTTGTTTTCTCTTAAACAAAACCAAATGAGCTTAATCACCATTCATTGACCAATTTGAATCTCCAAACCATAAATCATGAAAAATTTCTTGGCACCAACAAATTCAAGCCCTTTAGAGTATAGTCAATCATAAAAACAACCGTTAGCAGGGTGAACAAATCTACTTTTAATAGTGACCCTCTATGATGTTAGTGGGCTTTACACAAAGGGATATTATATCCTTCAGAGAATAGAAAAGATACTTCAAAGAACAATGAAAATATTTACCATTTATTCGCCAATGATCTAAATAAGACTACAATATGCAATACTGCAATTTGTATAGGTGTAGAATCTTCTAAATTAAATATGAGGCCTTGtattcattaaaaaatttattcTTCTCATAAGTATGTCAATGGTGAAACTGTTCATCTAATAAAAATGACATTTTCTCGCACATCATGGTGGACTGTTTTCAAGGAGAGGCATCCAAAACTCACCCTATGCATAGTTGAAGGCCTTGACAAAGACAGAGCAATCAACCTCAAACCTATTTATGTATCTACATTCTACAAGACATTATCAAAAGAGTATGATGTAAATCCATATGATCCTCACTAGATATGGAACTGTGATGagattggaattcaagaatgaaaaaatgGTGCGATGAGAATGTTTACCAAAAGAGGTAGCAAGAGAGTGTCATTCACAATTCCTAAGAGTCGAGAATGGATAAGAATTCTCTGTTGTGTTAACAATGTTGGGCAAAGCATACTAGGATTCTGCAGTTTGTTCAAAGGTAAGAAGAAACTAAAAAACTATATTACATGATGTGAACTAGGTACTTACATGGCAGTCCAACCACATGCTTGGATGACAATAGATTTGTTCATGAATTGGTTGCACCACTTTGCCCGCTTGGTTCCAGGAGGGGTCTCACCTAGTAACAGACACTTGTTGATTTTTTATGGCCATGCCAACCATGTAGCAGTCATAACCATCCAAGAAGCAAGGATGTTGAGTATTGACTTTGTTGACATTGTTGGCACACACTTCACACGAATTGTAGACTATAGATGTGAGTGTATTTTCACCTTTCAAAACATACTTCAAAAGGGACCAAGCATAATGGTTAGCCAAGTTTCCAACACAGAGAAATTAGGAGGGTTGAATTTGTAGAATTAAGCAGCAGGTTGCTACAAAAAGTGTTGACGCCATCTAATATCACTATATGGTTCAAAAGTACATGCATATGGCCATTAAATGTACGTATTGAAAGAAGACATGCATCCTGACAAAACTTTTCATATCAATGCACACAATGATGCTTCTCTAGTACAAAATATCCTTAGTCTTTCTGGTGTTGATGTTTCATCAAATGAAGTGGCACAAAAACTATTGTCTACTCTTCCAAATGGTAATTTGCAAGCCACAACACACATGGATGTACATGGTTCTATAGGAAGTACACCTCAAATTGATCTAGATGCATCACTCTTGCAAGTGGTGGAAGAGAGGGATTGACTTTACACGGTATACAGTTAGCAAGAGGATTTGGAGGACATTATTAGTCATCCCTCATAATAAAGCCAACCATCATGGTTAGTGGAGGGAGGTATGAACCTTGGTATTGATTTAAATGGCCAAGAAGAATAGCccaaacattttcattttcatctccACCATCCACAACTCTTGTGCATGAGGTTGTACATTACTATGTCGATACCGACAATGCCAATGTAGGTTCCAACAAAGAGACTATAGAAGTTGTTGATGGATTGGACAACATGGATGACTCACAATTAAATGGGACAACAGATTCTGAAACAATATCAACCATTACAAAATTTCTAAAGTTGTATGTGTAAATTTTCAATGAAAGACCAAAGAATCATGGAGATAATGGAATTCGGTTGAGCAAAAAGTCTCAACTATTAACTTCGAATGAGTACATGAATATATTGGAGGagcaagagaaaaggaagaaataaTTCAACGAGCTCAAATCTCAAAAGAAACAACAGAATGTGGATAAAAGGCAACACAAGTTTTGGCACGAGAAATGAAGGATCAAGAAAAAAATAGACAAGGAGATAGTGCACAAAGAAAATGAGCAGTTGAAGattgcaaaacataaaaaaaagagtagaaaagggagcAAGAGAAGATCCCAAaggcaaaagagaagaagaaaaaagagttGGAGATGGTGCAATGAACTCTACAGTGAGAAAGACACTTAAGCTCTCCAATGAACCCTTTACTTGAAAATTATGCCTTATTTCAAGAACTAGTAAATGCAAATATTCCAAGGTTTTCTAGTGTATTCAATTCTTCACCAATCACCTAGGCACAAGTGCCTTGCACTCAATTTTCAAATCCAGATCCATTTGCAATCCCAACTCCTACTCAAAGGAGAACATGTGTCCCATTTTTGCCCCAAGCACCACTTAAACATTATGTATTGTGTCGTTGACATAATCCTTTCCAATTTGTATGGATTTGACATTGGTTATCCAGTGCACACACATTTTGTTGATGGTTACAAGTCCTATACATTTAGTTCATAGTAAAAAGACATAGATTGGTTTTTGTTGTGATGGTTCCATGAAAATTGCATGGATAACAATGTATGTAATGATGTTCATAAACTAGTATATGTATGAGTGTGATTTCTTTTGTTTTCAACATGACCATGTgccaaattaaattatttattataactgccactatGTTCGATTCGTGACCACAAGTTCAATGTTATTGAACATGACCATATCTTACTCTTATTTACATCACCTAATGAAATCCATCCTTTCCATCACCCTCAGACTCGATTTGCCACTTGGGAAAGGCACAATTGGTCCAAGGTGTCAAAATAGAGGCCCATTTTTGGGTTGATGGGTCATGGTGCATGCCAATCAAGAGAATTGGCATGTCAAGGGAGGTGTCCACGTGGTGTGCAAGTAGTCCACCACCAACTATAGAGGATGATTTGCATTAAGGTCATGCCATCCTTTAAATGCCATCCAACAAGGGGAATTTACTACATGTCCACTTGAGTTTCAATGACCTATTGAGCACCCAATATCGAACACAAGAACTACTTAATTActaaatgcaccaa is part of the Cryptomeria japonica chromosome 10, Sugi_1.0, whole genome shotgun sequence genome and harbors:
- the LOC131076759 gene encoding protein terminal ear1 homolog; this encodes MTVNLNPWAKEFFPPSQYSFAYPLLPLPPSPPSFLPPPTVNTPTPISYNIFSPLQLQMNYMPPISPPSFPVMGCPIPFPPVNTHFPCEIIIDPLLNISVCPSQQGLMASPQPQPQPQPQPCAGAHSRSLLLTCVPPQLTEEDLRRNLRTWGPIRALHLQKKYEGVVIVDYFDLRHANEALADIQQGRQFIGRGWGMKGGKSICAEYARPTAQNQGTLVVFNLDATMSPHCIRSYFQRYGALKEVRESPLNRQVKFVEFFDVRDACRALEALDETVIGSKPVKILFSHLGSRALRGASTSYNRPPRQQHIYNFKWINGKQACSYQAGVTNILRDQTNMATSIEGWAADSIPNGETGSFPEITGESFTQFAFDEDEALSNSAQARTTIMIKNIPNKYDLDMILKVLDSHCMQCNEQITGADESFSEYDFVYLPIDFKYVNILDDYFPLTFLLNYWAIKAGN